The following proteins are co-located in the Corynebacterium kalinowskii genome:
- the bioB gene encoding biotin synthase BioB codes for MTTVDTDILELAREKVLERGEGLNKEETLAVLNLDEDRIPELLELAHEVRLKWCGEEVEMEGIISLKTGGCPEDCHFCSQSGLFDSPVRSAWLDIPALVDAAKQTAKTGATEFCIVAAVKGPDENLLQQLENAVAAIKSEVDIEVAASIGILTQEQVDRLAKAGVHRYNHNLETARSFFPNVVTTHSWESRRETLAMVAEAGMEVCSGGILGMGETLEQRAEFAQDLAELNPTEVPMNFLDPRPGTPFADREVMPAQDALRAIGAFRLALPRTILRFAGGRELTLGDLGVEQGLLGGINAIIVGNYLTTLGRPLEQDLDMMGKLRLPIKALNATV; via the coding sequence ATGACCACCGTCGATACTGACATCCTCGAGCTGGCACGTGAAAAGGTCCTCGAGCGCGGTGAAGGACTGAACAAGGAAGAAACCCTCGCCGTCCTCAACCTGGACGAGGACCGAATTCCCGAGCTGCTGGAGCTCGCGCATGAAGTCCGCTTGAAGTGGTGTGGTGAAGAAGTGGAGATGGAAGGGATCATCTCCCTCAAGACCGGTGGCTGCCCTGAGGATTGCCACTTTTGCTCCCAGTCCGGTTTGTTCGACTCCCCAGTACGATCCGCGTGGCTGGATATCCCGGCGCTTGTCGACGCAGCCAAGCAGACCGCCAAGACCGGTGCCACCGAATTCTGCATCGTGGCCGCCGTTAAGGGCCCAGACGAGAACCTCCTGCAGCAGCTGGAAAACGCCGTGGCCGCCATCAAGTCTGAGGTCGACATCGAGGTTGCCGCTTCCATTGGCATCCTGACTCAAGAGCAGGTCGACCGCCTGGCTAAGGCTGGCGTGCACCGCTACAACCACAATCTTGAAACTGCGCGCTCCTTCTTCCCGAACGTTGTCACCACCCACAGCTGGGAGTCCCGTCGTGAGACGCTGGCTATGGTCGCCGAAGCCGGAATGGAAGTGTGTTCCGGCGGCATCCTCGGCATGGGTGAGACCCTGGAGCAGCGTGCCGAGTTCGCACAGGACCTGGCGGAGCTCAACCCGACCGAAGTTCCGATGAACTTCCTGGATCCCCGTCCGGGCACCCCGTTTGCTGACCGTGAGGTCATGCCAGCTCAAGACGCGCTCCGCGCCATTGGTGCGTTCCGTCTCGCTCTGCCACGGACCATCCTGCGCTTCGCTGGAGGTCGTGAGCTCACCCTTGGTGACCTTGGTGTGGAACAGGGACTGCTCGGTGGCATCAACGCCATCATCGTGGGCAACTACCTGACCACCCTGGGTCGCCCGCTTGAGCAGGACCTGGACATGATGGGCAAGCTGCGACTGCCTATCAAGGCTCTCAACGCCACCGTCTAA
- a CDS encoding RAD23 family protein, with protein MKTKKTFKILGASLMAVSLLTVTACGSNKDGEKDGSVSATTSAAVSSAAPVSTSAAESPVATSGTDAPKETTSAGEKKPATSAAGAPQPAPQALPGQVPVATVAPAKNGRPGTPAETQAITDMLKRQESATTVNEYFSIFVDSMCSEIINEQGGPEAFSTAGVPDMPLAAIPEYQATATKVTGVDDVLIEGERATAKVTTVTGAGETAANTMAFRNEQGNWKLCR; from the coding sequence ATGAAGACGAAGAAGACGTTCAAGATCCTGGGTGCGAGCTTGATGGCAGTGTCGCTGTTGACCGTGACAGCTTGCGGTTCCAACAAGGATGGCGAGAAGGACGGATCGGTATCAGCGACTACATCCGCGGCAGTTAGTTCCGCCGCACCGGTTTCAACGAGCGCTGCGGAAAGCCCCGTGGCCACTTCTGGAACCGATGCTCCGAAGGAAACCACCTCCGCTGGCGAAAAGAAGCCAGCAACCTCGGCAGCCGGCGCACCGCAGCCAGCACCGCAGGCCCTGCCAGGGCAGGTTCCAGTGGCCACCGTCGCGCCCGCAAAGAACGGCCGACCAGGCACTCCGGCCGAGACCCAAGCGATTACTGACATGCTCAAACGCCAGGAAAGCGCAACGACTGTCAACGAGTATTTCAGCATTTTCGTGGACAGTATGTGTTCGGAAATCATCAACGAACAGGGTGGTCCAGAGGCATTTTCCACCGCGGGTGTGCCGGATATGCCACTGGCTGCGATTCCGGAATACCAGGCGACCGCTACCAAGGTGACAGGTGTGGATGACGTACTGATTGAGGGTGAACGGGCGACGGCAAAGGTCACCACCGTGACGGGCGCAGGCGAGACAGCCGCTAACACGATGGCTTTCCGCAATGAACAGGGCAACTGGAAGCTCTGTCGATAG